The following nucleotide sequence is from Mesobacillus jeotgali.
TTCTCTTCAAACCAAGTTGTTTTTTTGTATGACTTTCTCATTCGTTCAACAATAGCCTTCTTCACGATTGCCTGGCAATCGGATACGCTGAAAAGCTTGGATTTCACTGACTTGCCCGAAACAGGAAATTCAGCATTCTCAGGTAAAAATTCCTCCCATGGGAGAGCCTTCGTTTTTTCAAATAATTCGTCAAAGGTATAAGCCTTGAATTCGCCGATTTTGATTTTAATTCGGTCAGCGGTACGGAGCCACATATTGCTTCTGGCTATCGCCCTGGCGTCCCCTTTATAAGTGATCTTCCCGTTTTCCACCTGACATTCGTACCCTAGGTCACGGACTTCCTTTGCGACGATTGCTTCTAGGCCCATCGCCGAGGTTGCGATTATATCAAAATTTTTCATCGTTTCACCCTTTATATCCAAAATCTTATGTACTCCATTATTAAGTTGCCCAATAGACTTAATATACATAAAAAAAGCTCTCCTGGCAAAAGGAGAGCTTTAGTAAACACTCATACAAATCCATTAATAACGTTCTGTAAGCCATGTTTTGTACCTTCGTACTGCAAACGACCAAAAGTCTCGTACTCCGGCGGTAATCATCTATCTACAGATGAGAACTCATCTGTCCTTCCCTTTGTTCAGTTCCTCCAGGAAGGTGCCCCTACCATCGTTTGGGTTTCTCGCTCGTGGGGTTTACCTCGTTCCACCCTTCCGATTTCTCGAAAGGCTCCGTCACTGTGGCACTTTTATAGGTATTCATGCCATATCGTTGCCGACTTAGGCATTTTCCCGGCCGTCAGCCGAGCGTGAGCCCGACTGCCCTGGCTTATGAATTGGCCAGGCACGAACACTACAGGCATCTCAGCCTGTGCGAGCATGGACTTTCCTCTGCAGCAGAACTGCAGCGATTACCCGAACGTTATTAACAGCTACAAGAAACATTATATGAAATATAGGTTTGAAAAGCAATGGTAATACATTTCAAAAACTAGCAGATGCTGGATTAATCGTAAAGTTTATCCCCAAAAACATGCTTTTCAAGATTCGAAAGTCTTTTAAGGATATCGAAATTCGTTGTACCGGCAGCCTGTGTGCTTGGTCGGCGCGAAGCTTCATCAAGCTGCTTTTTCAGGCGAAGATTGTCCTGTTGAAGCTCTTCGATCTCCTGCTGCATCACTTCATAGTCCTTAATGATCATATCAAGAAACTTATCGACATCTTCCGGTTTGTAACCACGCATTGCTGTTTTGAATTCTTTTTCTAAAATATCTTTAGCAGTTAACTGTATTTTATCGGATAGCATTCCATTCACCTCAATATACCCCAATCGTCACATTTATTTTTTCAAAAACAAGGGGATTTGTCAATTTTTCTTTTATTAAACTTATTTATGAGTAATTTTAAAAATCCTGCTGTTTCAATTGTTCCTCTTCAACCGCCATTTGTAAATCGTACAATGTAATTAATCTTATCTCATAATCGTTTGTTTCTTGATATTTTTTTGCTGTTTCATATATAAATTTTGGGCTGCCTTCTTTTTCAGGATCATAAAGCAGGACCAACAAGTCGCTTTTCTCTACAAAAAATTGATTCTTCAACCTGAATTGCCACGGTTTTTCATAAGGCTTTTTAGTGATGGAATCAACATGGTCAGCGCCAGCAAGCACTGATTCATACCACTCCTTATTGGCTTCTTTCCAAGTTTCCTCCTGATTCAGGAAAGGAGTGAATACAGAAAGTTTAAGTTCGGGATATTCTTCCTGCAGCTCGAAAACCGCTTCACCAGCCCACAATTCGACACCCAGCTGTCCGCTTATCATCACCCATTCCAGGCCTTCTTCAATTAAAGGAAGCAAGCTTTTTTTTATCGCAATTTTTATGTATTCTGCTGACGGATGATTATGCTGGAACACGCCAAGTTCAAAAGGTTTATAACCAGATATTGCAGCTACTTTTACCATATAATCTCCTTTGAATCTATTATTGAAACAAAAACTCCATATTAGAGGTATTCCCTATATACAGGAATTATTACACCTTAAATATTAAAAAAACAAGGGCTTTAGGAGCCCTTGTTTAAAGTCATTTTATCGACCAAATCCTGGACCGCCAAATCCTGGTCCACCAAATCCTGGACCGCCAAATCCCGGGCGCGGTCTCGGGCCAACTGGAGCCACTCCGCCTGGTACCGGACCAGGTCCGCCATAATGATTCTGGTGTGTCACCTGATTAACCGTGGACTGTGTCTGCGGGAAATAATGGACATGATCGTAATTAATGTGGTTTACGTTTGTAGTGTGTGTTGGATGAACATGCGGAACCACATTGTTTGTAAAGTTATGGTTCGTGCAGCACTTTGTAGGATGAACTACTGTTGGCAATACATGTGTCGGCTTGCAGTGCATAGTGCATAACTCCTTTCATTTAGACTTATTGTTTACATTATCAGCCTATGAAGAAGTCATGCGTCTTGTACTAATGAAAACACCTATTTTTCAAGAGAAATTACAGTGCAGTCACTATTGATATTTCCTAGAGGAATGTGTAAAAGTTGTCCTTCAACCCGCTGAAGATCACAGCGATGAGTGTAATTACAACAAAATATAGAACTAATACCGCTTTATACATCAAACCAGCCCCGTAAAATTATACTGTTTTTTAACACCATACAATTTTACATTTTACAACGTCGAAACCATACATACAACAGGATATTACAGGTTTTAAAAGGAAAAATGTTAAAATTTTGTTACAATTCAAGATTCCTTGACGAAACCTGGCATAAAACCAATTTATTTTGGCGAATTCTGCGCTTGCCCGGGAAATTCTTTTCGGGAAATCCTCTGTATCCTTTTTTCGAGCTCAATGGTAAAAATCATGTCTTTTTTTGTTGTACTCTTTTCTTCGCGGTGTATTTCTTCAGCAAGAGAGCAGTACTTCATCGCCAGTTCTAGGTTCTTCTCGCGATGCTCGTAATGTTTGGCCAGCTCTATGCACGCTTCTTTCCGCTGCTTTTTCGTCCCTTTAGCTGCACTTTCTATCCAAAGCTCGACCGCTTTTTGCCATTCTTTATGCTTTTTATACTCAAATGCAAGTGCATGCTTAGCTGAGATCGCTTCCTCATTTCCTTCATCAAGAAGTCCACTGAACGTCTGCTTCGCTTTATCTGATTCACCAAGATAGGAAAACCATCGTCCCACCTCGAACGTTTCCCTCGATGTTTGTGTCCTGTCCCTTCCAAGAATCTGAAAGGTTAAATGTGTATAAAGAGTCAAAAGTGACAGGATATCCGTTTCATTGTGCTTAATGACTCCAATCAGGCCTTCGGGGTTTTTCCTCTCCAGAAAGTCAAAATAAATCATTGGTGCCAAAAAGCCAGGAATGTCATCCTTTCTTTCTAGACCTAGTACTTCTTGTTCGACAATGCTTAATTTCATCCGCTCAATTTTATGCTTCCACAACCTCCGGGCAGCATGATATAAATCAAAATGGCCATAGGAAGGCAGCTTAGGCACATGGTCACGAACAAGGGTGTGTCTCGTTTTGACCTGTGGCCAATCGAAAGCCTTGCCATTGT
It contains:
- a CDS encoding CotD family spore coat protein, giving the protein MHCKPTHVLPTVVHPTKCCTNHNFTNNVVPHVHPTHTTNVNHINYDHVHYFPQTQSTVNQVTHQNHYGGPGPVPGGVAPVGPRPRPGFGGPGFGGPGFGGPGFGR
- a CDS encoding DUF1273 domain-containing protein, which codes for MVKVAAISGYKPFELGVFQHNHPSAEYIKIAIKKSLLPLIEEGLEWVMISGQLGVELWAGEAVFELQEEYPELKLSVFTPFLNQEETWKEANKEWYESVLAGADHVDSITKKPYEKPWQFRLKNQFFVEKSDLLVLLYDPEKEGSPKFIYETAKKYQETNDYEIRLITLYDLQMAVEEEQLKQQDF
- the gpsB gene encoding cell division regulator GpsB, with translation MLSDKIQLTAKDILEKEFKTAMRGYKPEDVDKFLDMIIKDYEVMQQEIEELQQDNLRLKKQLDEASRRPSTQAAGTTNFDILKRLSNLEKHVFGDKLYD
- a CDS encoding ribonuclease H-like domain-containing protein, with product MSLKNKLNRLKPHIKSGVEKPKAEPVKAEEAPEIPYLDVWQQEQVSPFYFDGQYCLVREVSYPLDQQHGHYQFGDLLEAVTLWNKEQTKHPLSAVGHSPADLVFFDTETTGLGGGAGNTIFLLGHASISGNSLKLKQHILPNPGAEVALYQSFLMNADYTTLVTYNGKAFDWPQVKTRHTLVRDHVPKLPSYGHFDLYHAARRLWKHKIERMKLSIVEQEVLGLERKDDIPGFLAPMIYFDFLERKNPEGLIGVIKHNETDILSLLTLYTHLTFQILGRDRTQTSRETFEVGRWFSYLGESDKAKQTFSGLLDEGNEEAISAKHALAFEYKKHKEWQKAVELWIESAAKGTKKQRKEACIELAKHYEHREKNLELAMKYCSLAEEIHREEKSTTKKDMIFTIELEKRIQRISRKEFPGQAQNSPK